The following proteins are co-located in the Tripterygium wilfordii isolate XIE 37 chromosome 2, ASM1340144v1, whole genome shotgun sequence genome:
- the LOC119982737 gene encoding uncharacterized protein LOC119982737 isoform X2 yields the protein MIHLGPSPNCYNLHSCSVPSIPAPTFADLQVLQPSKLQPPADQLSRRQLQVLEVGSWKQGLLTTLRVNHLNFEALQHKSLDIVNAMDLVSTTKALLFTLREEGFDHLLVHVQSICRQNDIDIPDMNASYKRATGRSCQQKDSMTVCQHYHFDVFNSAIDFQHEELNSKFSDGAVELLILSSALEPKDNFKSFKVDDICKLAEKFYPEDFSEQEMHYLRCQLNHYKIDVLHHKSFQNMSTMTELCRGLVETKRAFSAMKHVKTALRNKMEEEFLADSMMIYIERELVEDIDSDSIIDEFYSTKHRRLQLK from the exons ATGATCCACCTAGGCCCTAGCCCCAATTGTTACAACTTACACTCTTGCAGCGTGCCCTCCATTCCAGCTCCAACTTTTGCAGACTTGCAGGTCCTCCAGCCATCCAAGCTCCAGCCTCCAGCGGACCAGCTTAGCAGGCGACAACTACAAGTCTTGGAAGTCGGAAGTTGGAAGCAAGGCTTGTTGACGACATTGAGAGTGAatcatttgaattttgaag CTTTGCAGCACAAATCTCTTGACATCGTAAATGCCATGGATCTAGTCTCAACTACTAAAGCACTGCTTTTCACTTTGAGAGAAGAGGGATTTGATCATCTCCTTGTGCATGTGCAATCAATTTGCAGACAAAATGACATTGACATACCAGATATGAATGCTTCATACAAAAGAGCTACAGGTCGTTCATGCCAACAAAAAGACTCGATGACAGTTTGCCAACACTATCATTTTGATGTGTTTAATTCAGCAATAGATTTTCAGCATGAAGAGTTGAATTCCAAATTTAGTGATGGAGCAGTGGAACTCCTTATACTTAGCTCTGCTTTAGAGCCGAAGGACAATTTTAAATCATTCAAAGTTGATGATATTTGCAAGCTTGCTGAGAAATTTTATCCAGAAGATTTCAGTGAGCAGGAAATGCATTATTTGAGATGTCAGCTTAATCATTATAAAATTGATGTGCTCCATCATAAGAGCTTTCAAAATATGTCTACCATGACTGAATTGTGTCGCGGATTAGTTGAAACAA AACGAGCATTTTCAGCTATGAAACATGTTAAAACTGCTCTTCGCAATAAAATGGAAGAGGAGTTTTTAGCAGATTCTATGATGATTTACATCGAACGAGAGCTTGTTGAAGATATCGATTCAGATTCGATAATAGACGAATTCTATTCTACAAAGCATCGAAGGCTGCAGCTTAAATag
- the LOC119982737 gene encoding uncharacterized protein LOC119982737 isoform X1 translates to MESQGSKREKTLFSFFKPRESASTSEGHSPSNVDISNHQPPLSKSRRVEIDLSTLERDPGIRIPIWQHPVNQRDEIRRAYIKMGPYQPKLAEYRRTNQIGNLHRSGATRWSSHFDSICSLIDMYGATISVLESIIEEGSSNSMRGEAGGCLMIMRSFEFIFTLYMMHKIMGITDLLCKALQHKSLDIVNAMDLVSTTKALLFTLREEGFDHLLVHVQSICRQNDIDIPDMNASYKRATGRSCQQKDSMTVCQHYHFDVFNSAIDFQHEELNSKFSDGAVELLILSSALEPKDNFKSFKVDDICKLAEKFYPEDFSEQEMHYLRCQLNHYKIDVLHHKSFQNMSTMTELCRGLVETKRAFSAMKHVKTALRNKMEEEFLADSMMIYIERELVEDIDSDSIIDEFYSTKHRRLQLK, encoded by the exons ATGGAAAGTCAAGGAAGCAAGAGAGAAAAAACTTTGTTTTCATTCTTTAAACCAAGAGAAAGTGCATCAACCAGTGAAGGGCATTCTCCATCTAATGTTGATATCTCAAATCACCAACCACCCCTTTCCAAATCTCGAAGAGTTGAAATTGATCTTAGTACTCTTGAACGGGATCCTGGGATTCGGATCCCTATATGGCAACATCCCGTTAATCAACGAGATGAAATTAGGAGAGCTTATATCAAAATGGGTCCGTATCAACCTAAGTTGGCAGAGTACCGAAGGACTAATCAGATTGGTAATCTACATCGAAGTGGAGCTACTCGGTGGAGCTCTCATTTTGATTCTATTTGCAGCTTAATTGATATGTATGGTGCAACTATTTCAGTGCTTGAAAGTATTATTGAAGAAGGATCCTCAAACTCTATGCGTGGAGAAGCTGGTGGTTGCTTGATGATAATGAGGTCTTTTGAGTTTATTTTCACTTTATATATGATGCATAAAATTATGGGGATTACTGATTTGCTTTGTAAAGCTTTGCAGCACAAATCTCTTGACATCGTAAATGCCATGGATCTAGTCTCAACTACTAAAGCACTGCTTTTCACTTTGAGAGAAGAGGGATTTGATCATCTCCTTGTGCATGTGCAATCAATTTGCAGACAAAATGACATTGACATACCAGATATGAATGCTTCATACAAAAGAGCTACAGGTCGTTCATGCCAACAAAAAGACTCGATGACAGTTTGCCAACACTATCATTTTGATGTGTTTAATTCAGCAATAGATTTTCAGCATGAAGAGTTGAATTCCAAATTTAGTGATGGAGCAGTGGAACTCCTTATACTTAGCTCTGCTTTAGAGCCGAAGGACAATTTTAAATCATTCAAAGTTGATGATATTTGCAAGCTTGCTGAGAAATTTTATCCAGAAGATTTCAGTGAGCAGGAAATGCATTATTTGAGATGTCAGCTTAATCATTATAAAATTGATGTGCTCCATCATAAGAGCTTTCAAAATATGTCTACCATGACTGAATTGTGTCGCGGATTAGTTGAAACAA AACGAGCATTTTCAGCTATGAAACATGTTAAAACTGCTCTTCGCAATAAAATGGAAGAGGAGTTTTTAGCAGATTCTATGATGATTTACATCGAACGAGAGCTTGTTGAAGATATCGATTCAGATTCGATAATAGACGAATTCTATTCTACAAAGCATCGAAGGCTGCAGCTTAAATag
- the LOC119982728 gene encoding uncharacterized protein LOC119982728, which yields MGYSQFCSFARENVCVSGHGLLCSASAASVSNPDTAAVAADCWKRAERTAREILAKIQPNVEADQKRMDVIHYVQGLINYYLGCEVFAYGSVPLKTYLPDGDIDLTAINGLAVEESLVSNVHAVLKWEEQNRACPYEVRDVHCIDAEVKLVKCLVENIVVDVSFNQLGGLRTLCFLEEVDCLIGKDHLFKRSIILIKAWCYYESRILGAHHGLISTYALETMVLYIFHLFHSSLNGPLAVLYKFLDYFCKFDWENYCISLNGPVHKSSLPDIVVASLENGGDDALISKEFLERCANVFSFPSQVIEANSRTFSQKYLNIIDPLKENNNLGRSVNQANFCRIRSAFGRGACKLGEILLLSSERIADELSTFFANTLDRHGSSDCSDHQASALHFRPGDSDRKSSSSCSDMGSDDKYLKPLIADYNTNALSQYFLARDVNELSGQSRQSPHLSFPSLFKEQGIMGNTTHFREINVNSLVEDEDITPLSSGLSISATTVTENLSPSARDMDLAVLDLCGDYHNLIQSVPYGPHCHSCFVSATPLPSPPLSPLLPNENSWGTVHQSPQFNKNGHSQFYPGNTSFGSDGKNKSRGIGTYFPKAILNRWNRDKPSSGKGRKVALGNNTQLNRRPRNDDSTVVTQETNMSGERGHELSLEEYPLLGGGKAGSSENLPSHLSGVSVWGCSHANGFSNNSEKSKSVSDIKELKMQGFPMVEEINPLESVMSCIEQCASSFAESSIESPKPVLLNNTERLEEQSYHLRDEVDFPPLGR from the exons TAGAGGCCGACCAGAAGAGGATGGACGTCATACATTACGTTCAGGGACTCATCAATTATTACCTTGGATGCGAG GTTTTCGCATATGGTTCTGTTCCATTGAAGACATATCTTCCAGACGGCGATATTGATCTGACTGCCATCAACGGTTTGGCTGTTGAGGAATCCCTTGTATCTAATGTTCATGCCGTCCTGAAATGGGAGGAACAAAATAGAGCTTGTCCATATGAAGTGAGAGATGTCCATTGCATTGATGCTGAG GTTAAACTTGTTAAATGTCTTGTTGAGAACATTGTGGTGGATGTGTCTTTCAATCAGTTAGGTGGGCTTCGTACCTTATGTTTTCTTGAGGAG GTTGACTGCCTCATTGGCAAAGATCATCTCTTTAAACGCAGCATTATTCTGATCAAAGCCTGGTGTTATTATGAGAGTCGTATTCTTGGTGCCCATCATGGATTGATTTCAACATATGCTTTGGAGACAATGGTCCTGTATATCTTCCATCTATTTCACTCTTCCTTAAATGGCCCTCTGGCA GTTCTTTATAAATTCTTGGATTACTTCTGTAAATTTGACTGGGAGAATTATTGCATTAGTTTGAATGGACCAGTTCACAAATCTTCCCTTCCTGATATAGTGG TTGCATCACTAGAAAATGGTGGAGATGATGCACTGATAAGCAAGGAATTTTTAGAAAGATGCGCAAATGTGTTCTCATTTCCATCACAGGTGATTGAGGCAAACTCTCGGACTTTTTCCCAGAAATATCTGAATATAATCGATCCattgaaagaaaacaataaCCTTGGGAGAAGTGTAAACCAAG CTAATTTCTGTAGAATACGTAGTGCTTTTGGAAGGGGGGCTTGCAAGCTTGGGGAAATCCTTTTATTATCGAGTGAGAGAATAGCAGATGAGCTTAGCACATTCTTTGCAAATACTTTGGATAGGCATGGAAGCAGTGATTGTAGTGATCATCAAGCTTCTGCCCTACATTTTAGACCTGGAGATTCCGACAGAAAATCATCATCGTCATGTTCTGATATGGGCTCTGATGACAAGTACTTAAAACCCTTGATTGCTGATTACA ACACAAATGCACTCTCACAGTACTTTCTTGCTCGGGATGTAAACGAGCTATCAGGACAATCTCGCCAATCACCTCATTTATCCTTCCCAAGCTTGTTTAAAGAACAAGGAATTATGGGAAATACGACTCATTTCAGGGAAATAAATGTAAATTCATTGGTTGAAGACGAGGACATAACACCTCTTTCTTCAGGACTTTCCATTTCAGCTACTACTGTCACAGAAAATTTATCCCCATCTGCTAGAGACATGGATTTAGCTGTGTTGGACCTTTGTGGTGATTATCATAACCTCATTCAGAGTGTACCATATGGTCCACATTGTCATTCATGTTTTGTATCCGCAACTCCTCTGCCCTCTCCTCCCTTATCCCCTCTTTTGCCAAACGAGAATTCTTGGGGAACTGTCCATCAGTCCCCACAGTTTAACAAGAATGGTCATTCACAATTTTACCCTGGGAATACTAGTTTTGGTTCAGACGGAAAGAACAAATCTCGAGGAATAGGAACATACTTCCCCAAAGCG atatTGAACCGTTGGAATAGGGATAAGCCATCATCTGGAAAAGGGAGGAAGGTTGCCCTTGGAAATAACACTCAGTTGAATAGACGACCTCGTAATGATGATTCAACTGTAGTTACACAAGAAACAAATATGTCTGGAGAAAGAGGCCATGAGCTCTCATTGGAGGAGTACCCCCTTTTAGGTGGAGGAAAAGCGGGATCATCTGAGAATCTGCCATCTCATTTATCTGGAGTATCAGTTTGGGGTTGCTCCCACGCCAATGGATTCTCCAACAACTCAGAGAAGTCTAAGTCTGTTTCTGATATTAAGGAGCTTAAGATGCAGGGATTCCCCATGGTAGAAGAGATAAATCCACTTGAGTCGGTTATGTCTTGCATTGAGCAGTGTGCTTCAAGTTTTGCGGAATCATCAATAGAGAGTCCTAAGCCTGTTTTGCTAAATAATACAGAAAG GCTTGAGGAGCAGTCATACCATCTGAGAGATGAAGTTGATTTTCCGCCTCTGGGCCGCTGA